Proteins encoded by one window of Bacteroidia bacterium:
- a CDS encoding ribosome assembly cofactor RimP → MIAEQIHELIRVYITDKDLFLVDLKVTPGKITVLVDKPAGITIDECVLLNRYLYKEMESSGVFENKEFEVGSPGMDQPLKVLGQYKRRIGRSVKILLNDGKQHTGILVDANDQELQLQETFKEKIAGKKVEKQLTITLPMQIIKETKLEFK, encoded by the coding sequence ATGATTGCAGAGCAAATACATGAATTAATAAGAGTCTATATTACAGACAAGGACTTGTTTTTGGTGGACTTAAAGGTTACACCGGGCAAAATAACTGTTTTAGTTGACAAACCTGCCGGAATTACTATTGATGAATGTGTATTACTCAATCGTTATCTATACAAAGAGATGGAGTCATCAGGAGTGTTTGAAAATAAAGAGTTTGAAGTAGGTTCTCCCGGAATGGACCAACCTCTGAAAGTGCTTGGTCAATATAAAAGACGAATAGGCCGTTCAGTTAAAATTCTTCTTAATGATGGAAAACAACATACCGGAATTCTTGTTGATGCCAATGATCAGGAATTGCAACTGCAGGAAACCTTTAAAGAAAAAATAGCAGGAAAAAAGGTTGAAAAACAACTTACAATTACCCTACCAATGCAAATTATAAAAGAAACTAAATTAGAATTTAAATAA
- a CDS encoding response regulator yields the protein MQSNKWSFKIDKKLYFIFIMLIVITLANAFISTYIIDKSKNITIEIAEVTTPSQSAISDLAQLVNNSWLQATNVAFRKNKTSAISELLFINETQYPALKKELKRLSESWQQKEQLALIGLFEKYDRLIYFESQLIEKARFSTENNVEILETQITPQVQEITALLSDFNIKKRAETTAKQKEMIQSFIILMAVVLGLAMVIINFIIIITLFLNKQVVNPLMKIRRYLLQLGKGELPELNIKTPKNAVGEMIDALKAHVSGLNRTAEFANNIGHGNFDYHFVPLSENDVQGKALLDMRCKLKAASDEDASQKWISEGLERISVLNKDYTFDMHVLCNNLIKEVVEYAGACHGTVFLIELKEEFLPEVDLKGMYCRSQNLSDLHLEWIKHQLVKKCIENNEKLETSLLFEVGKDNQNKSMPCSVFVMPLFASGRVIGAMEIASLNKLSASGINYLHRLIEPVSASIYAVYSNALTRELLEESIIQSEELVTQKQELAQVNHNLRIKSEELEVSQKELEKQQEELKAANANLEIKAHLLEERSLAVEEARQSLAFKATQLEQTNKFKSAFLANMSHELRTPLNSILILAKLLAGNKNKNLTDKQIEHASVIHKSGADLLMLINDILDISKIESGKLEFVFEKMNIETVANDINLLFKEYANEKQINFEVKVWDDCYPEMVSDKLRLEQVIKNLISNALKFTDKNGLVSLDFRKATTEDCRIHNLQFEEDIIAISVTDTGIGIPVDKQKQVFESFKQVDNSTSRKYGGTGLGLTISREIVQILGGEIVLQSTPGKGSTFTVFIPFFASCESTNDNPVKKVITQAETKQQKPQNIKQELPLINTIVSNFPDNDFTDDRNFITPFDKVILILEKDIAFLKTLIDYCHIFNYKAIASQNGETGILLAKKYQPHVIILDHNLPDIDGGSLLNSIRSEKKLSQIPIHIISELKPTEVLISEYNITAHHRKPLNKKQLEKVMNQLQVPAGIPQKEAIVEHTFHESSLSGKTILMADDDLRNIYALTTLIENAGANLICAYDGKEAINKLEKNPHVDIVLMDIMMPVMNGIDAIAEIRKTAQYKNIPVLAVLSGSDAQEKDKCLNAGATDTLARPLNNDQILNKIKFLLYQ from the coding sequence ATGCAATCCAATAAATGGTCTTTTAAAATTGATAAAAAGCTTTATTTCATTTTTATCATGCTTATTGTTATCACCTTAGCCAACGCCTTTATTAGCACCTATATTATTGACAAAAGCAAAAATATCACTATTGAAATTGCAGAAGTAACCACCCCATCTCAATCAGCAATTTCCGATCTTGCACAATTAGTAAATAATTCATGGCTTCAGGCAACCAATGTGGCTTTTCGCAAAAACAAAACCTCTGCCATCAGTGAGCTTCTGTTTATTAACGAAACACAATATCCTGCACTAAAAAAGGAACTTAAACGCCTTTCAGAATCGTGGCAACAAAAAGAACAGCTTGCATTAATCGGCCTATTCGAAAAATACGACCGCTTAATTTATTTTGAATCTCAGTTGATAGAAAAGGCTCGTTTTAGTACAGAAAATAATGTAGAGATTTTAGAAACACAAATTACTCCACAAGTACAGGAAATTACTGCCTTACTTAGCGACTTCAACATAAAAAAGCGTGCTGAAACTACTGCTAAGCAAAAAGAAATGATTCAGTCTTTTATAATACTGATGGCTGTTGTTTTAGGGTTGGCAATGGTAATTATCAACTTCATCATCATTATTACTTTGTTTTTGAACAAACAAGTTGTAAACCCACTGATGAAAATCAGACGCTATTTGTTGCAATTAGGAAAAGGCGAACTTCCTGAATTGAATATTAAAACACCAAAAAATGCTGTTGGCGAAATGATAGATGCACTTAAAGCACATGTAAGCGGATTAAATCGTACAGCAGAGTTTGCCAACAATATTGGTCATGGAAATTTTGATTATCACTTTGTGCCCTTAAGCGAAAATGATGTTCAGGGGAAAGCACTTCTTGACATGCGTTGCAAATTAAAGGCTGCCAGTGATGAAGATGCTTCGCAAAAATGGATTTCAGAAGGTCTTGAGCGAATTAGTGTTTTAAATAAAGATTATACCTTCGACATGCATGTACTTTGCAACAACCTGATTAAAGAGGTGGTTGAATATGCAGGAGCATGTCATGGAACCGTTTTTCTTATAGAACTTAAAGAAGAGTTTCTGCCTGAGGTTGATTTAAAAGGAATGTATTGCAGGAGCCAAAACCTTAGCGATTTGCATTTAGAATGGATCAAACATCAGTTGGTAAAGAAATGTATTGAAAATAACGAAAAATTAGAAACCAGTTTACTTTTTGAAGTTGGTAAAGACAACCAAAACAAGTCCATGCCTTGTTCTGTTTTTGTCATGCCACTATTTGCATCCGGTCGTGTAATTGGTGCTATGGAAATTGCTTCGTTAAACAAACTCAGTGCTTCAGGAATAAACTATTTACATCGTCTTATTGAACCCGTATCAGCAAGTATCTATGCCGTGTACTCCAATGCTCTCACTCGAGAATTGCTTGAAGAAAGTATCATTCAATCAGAAGAGTTGGTGACACAAAAACAAGAGTTGGCACAGGTAAATCATAACCTGAGAATTAAATCTGAAGAGCTGGAAGTGTCACAAAAAGAATTGGAAAAGCAACAGGAAGAACTGAAAGCTGCCAATGCAAATCTTGAAATTAAAGCACATCTGCTCGAAGAAAGAAGCCTTGCCGTTGAAGAAGCACGTCAATCCCTTGCCTTTAAAGCAACACAGCTTGAGCAAACCAATAAGTTTAAATCGGCATTTCTTGCAAATATGTCGCATGAGCTTCGCACACCACTAAATAGCATTTTGATTCTTGCAAAACTACTTGCAGGAAATAAAAATAAAAATCTCACCGACAAACAAATTGAACATGCAAGTGTCATACACAAGTCGGGGGCCGATTTATTAATGCTTATCAATGATATTCTTGACATTTCAAAAATTGAAAGCGGTAAACTGGAGTTTGTATTTGAAAAAATGAATATCGAAACTGTTGCTAACGATATTAACCTGTTATTTAAAGAGTATGCAAACGAAAAGCAGATAAACTTTGAGGTAAAAGTGTGGGATGACTGCTATCCGGAAATGGTTAGCGACAAGTTGCGTTTGGAGCAGGTAATAAAAAATCTTATTTCCAATGCTTTGAAGTTTACCGATAAAAACGGGCTGGTTAGTCTTGATTTCAGAAAAGCAACAACAGAAGATTGCAGGATTCATAATCTCCAATTTGAAGAAGATATTATTGCAATAAGTGTAACAGATACAGGAATTGGAATTCCTGTTGATAAACAGAAACAGGTATTTGAATCATTTAAGCAGGTTGATAACAGTACAAGTAGAAAATATGGTGGAACAGGGTTGGGTCTAACCATCAGTCGCGAAATTGTTCAAATTCTCGGTGGTGAAATTGTTTTACAGAGTACCCCGGGTAAAGGAAGTACGTTTACTGTGTTTATTCCATTTTTTGCATCCTGTGAAAGTACAAATGACAATCCTGTAAAGAAAGTCATCACACAAGCAGAAACTAAGCAACAAAAACCGCAAAATATTAAACAGGAATTGCCATTAATCAATACCATTGTTTCAAATTTTCCTGATAATGATTTTACCGATGACAGAAATTTCATCACACCATTCGACAAGGTAATTTTAATTCTCGAAAAAGATATTGCATTCCTTAAAACATTAATAGATTACTGCCATATTTTTAACTATAAAGCAATTGCTTCACAGAATGGTGAAACAGGAATTTTACTTGCAAAGAAATATCAACCACATGTCATTATCTTAGACCATAATCTGCCTGATATTGATGGAGGAAGTTTACTTAACAGTATCCGCTCGGAGAAAAAACTTAGTCAAATTCCTATCCATATTATCAGTGAACTTAAGCCTACAGAAGTTTTGATTAGTGAGTATAATATAACAGCACACCACCGAAAGCCTTTAAATAAAAAGCAGCTCGAAAAAGTAATGAATCAGTTACAGGTGCCTGCCGGTATTCCGCAAAAAGAAGCCATTGTTGAGCATACTTTTCACGAGTCATCATTAAGCGGAAAAACCATATTGATGGCAGATGATGATTTGCGAAACATCTATGCCTTAACAACATTAATTGAAAATGCAGGAGCAAATCTTATATGTGCTTATGATGGAAAAGAAGCCATAAATAAACTTGAAAAAAATCCTCATGTTGATATTGTATTAATGGATATCATGATGCCGGTGATGAATGGAATTGATGCTATTGCCGAAATACGCAAAACTGCTCAGTACAAAAATATACCCGTACTGGCTGTTCTGTCAGGCTCTGATGCTCAGGAAAAAGATAAATGCCTCAATGCCGGTGCTACAGATACTTTAGCGAGACCATTAAACAACGATCAAATTTTAAATAAAATCAAGTTTCTGCTTTATCAATAA
- the folB gene encoding dihydroneopterin aldolase codes for MYQLILSGIECYAYHGCLPQETAIGSRYCVDITFYADLSNAANSDNLTQTIDYVEVNEMVKTQMSIPSKLIEHVGNRIAQKMKERFTICSKIKVAITKYNPPVQGFIREAIFVIEI; via the coding sequence ATGTACCAGCTTATTTTATCCGGAATTGAATGTTATGCCTATCATGGCTGCCTTCCGCAAGAAACAGCAATTGGCAGCCGTTATTGTGTGGATATAACTTTTTATGCCGACCTGAGTAATGCCGCAAACTCCGATAATCTGACACAGACAATTGATTATGTCGAAGTCAATGAAATGGTTAAAACACAAATGTCAATTCCTTCAAAACTTATAGAACATGTTGGCAACCGCATTGCACAAAAAATGAAAGAGCGTTTTACAATCTGCAGTAAAATAAAAGTGGCTATAACCAAATACAATCCTCCTGTACAGGGTTTTATACGTGAGGCTATATTTGTTATTGAAATTTAA
- a CDS encoding 3-hydroxyanthranilate 3,4-dioxygenase, translated as MAVSKPFNLQLWVEENRHLLKPPVGNKQVYIDNKDFIVMIVGGPNSRKDYHFEDAEELFYQIEGDIVVKTIQDGKPVDIPIKQGEMFLLPPRVPHSPQRGANTIGLVIERYRKPDEMDACMWFCEKCNHKLYEEFFPLKDIVNQLPVVMNDFYNSLEKRTCKQCKAVMEPPVTAK; from the coding sequence ATGGCAGTCAGCAAACCTTTTAATCTTCAGCTGTGGGTTGAAGAAAACCGTCATCTGTTAAAACCTCCTGTAGGCAACAAACAAGTTTACATAGACAATAAAGATTTTATTGTCATGATCGTTGGAGGTCCAAATTCAAGAAAAGACTATCATTTTGAAGATGCAGAAGAATTGTTTTATCAGATAGAAGGAGATATTGTGGTAAAAACCATACAAGATGGAAAACCCGTTGATATTCCAATCAAACAAGGCGAAATGTTTTTATTACCACCACGTGTGCCACACAGTCCGCAAAGAGGCGCAAACACTATTGGTTTAGTAATAGAGCGCTATCGCAAACCTGATGAAATGGATGCCTGTATGTGGTTTTGCGAAAAATGTAATCACAAACTATATGAAGAGTTTTTCCCATTAAAAGATATTGTAAATCAATTACCTGTAGTGATGAACGATTTCTATAATTCGCTAGAAAAAAGAACTTGCAAGCAATGCAAGGCTGTTATGGAGCCTCCTGTAACAGCTAAATGA
- the mnmG gene encoding tRNA uridine-5-carboxymethylaminomethyl(34) synthesis enzyme MnmG, with protein sequence MIQEYDIVVVGAGHAGCEAAAAAANIGSRVLLITMNMQTIAQMSCNPAMGGVAKGQIVREIDALGGYSGIISDKSAIQFRILNRSKGPAMWSPRTQNDRMLFASEWRQMLENTPNVDFWQDMVSALIIEDNKLKGVVTSMGHQVRCKAVVLTNGTFLNGIIHIGEKRFGGGRSGEKAATGITEQLVSLGFVSGRMKTGTPPRLDGRSIDYSKLEEQKGDENPGKFSFTDTQPLSSQRSCHITYTNEEVHNILKTGFEKSPMFNGRIQGLGPRYCPSIEDKINRFADKDRHQLFIEPEGWNTVEIYLNGFSSSLPEEVQYAALKKIPGLENVKMFRPGYAIEYDYFPPLQLNLTLETKKIENLYFAGQINGTTGYEEAACQGLIAGINAHLKINNQNPFILKRSDAYIGVLIDDLVTKGTDEPYRMFTSRAEFRTLLRQDNADIRLTPVSHQIGLADAQRFSRVTVKKDFVNKIIEACRAESISPTEINSYLNSKESAELSQKVKIIQVLNRPGISLSDLISYSSVLSEKLSFITPELKNEVVEQAEIAMKYESYIAKEFEHTVKLNKLENLVLHEDFNYNKIKSLSAEARQKLSVVKPQTLGQASRISGVSPSDISILMVYLGR encoded by the coding sequence ATGATCCAAGAGTACGATATCGTTGTGGTTGGGGCTGGCCATGCCGGTTGCGAAGCTGCTGCTGCTGCTGCCAATATAGGTAGCCGTGTTTTATTAATTACCATGAACATGCAAACCATTGCACAAATGAGTTGTAACCCTGCTATGGGAGGTGTTGCAAAGGGGCAAATTGTTCGTGAAATTGACGCTTTAGGTGGCTATTCGGGAATAATCTCCGATAAATCTGCCATACAGTTCAGAATACTTAACCGCTCTAAGGGACCTGCCATGTGGAGCCCTCGTACTCAAAACGACAGAATGTTATTTGCTTCAGAATGGCGACAAATGCTTGAAAACACGCCTAATGTTGACTTCTGGCAGGACATGGTTAGTGCCTTAATAATTGAAGATAATAAGCTAAAGGGGGTTGTAACTAGTATGGGACATCAAGTACGATGCAAAGCAGTGGTACTTACTAATGGAACCTTCCTAAATGGTATTATTCACATCGGTGAAAAACGCTTTGGCGGTGGTCGTTCCGGAGAAAAAGCTGCTACAGGCATCACAGAACAATTAGTAAGTTTAGGTTTTGTAAGTGGGAGAATGAAAACAGGTACGCCTCCACGACTAGATGGTCGTAGCATAGACTATTCAAAATTAGAGGAGCAAAAAGGCGATGAAAACCCGGGTAAATTCTCCTTCACAGATACCCAACCACTTTCTTCGCAACGAAGCTGTCACATAACATACACCAATGAAGAAGTTCACAATATCTTAAAAACCGGATTCGAGAAATCGCCCATGTTCAACGGTAGAATCCAAGGACTAGGACCAAGATATTGTCCTTCCATTGAAGATAAAATCAATCGGTTTGCAGATAAAGACCGTCATCAGTTATTTATTGAACCTGAAGGTTGGAATACAGTAGAAATTTACCTTAATGGCTTTTCGTCCAGTCTGCCTGAAGAAGTACAATATGCTGCGCTTAAAAAAATACCCGGACTTGAAAACGTAAAAATGTTCAGACCCGGCTATGCAATAGAATATGATTATTTTCCTCCTCTTCAATTAAACCTGACTTTAGAAACAAAAAAAATAGAGAACCTATATTTTGCAGGACAAATAAATGGAACCACCGGCTATGAAGAAGCTGCATGCCAGGGTTTGATTGCCGGAATAAATGCCCATCTAAAAATTAATAATCAAAATCCTTTCATCTTAAAACGTTCTGACGCCTACATTGGTGTGCTTATTGATGATTTGGTAACAAAAGGAACCGATGAGCCTTATCGTATGTTTACAAGTCGCGCAGAATTCCGTACACTTTTAAGACAAGATAATGCTGACATTAGGTTAACACCAGTAAGTCATCAAATTGGTTTGGCCGATGCTCAAAGATTTTCACGTGTAACAGTAAAAAAAGATTTTGTAAACAAAATAATTGAAGCTTGCAGAGCTGAAAGTATTTCGCCCACGGAAATAAATAGCTACCTTAATTCAAAAGAGTCTGCAGAACTTTCTCAAAAAGTAAAAATTATACAGGTTTTAAATCGTCCGGGAATAAGTTTATCGGATCTAATAAGTTATTCTTCTGTATTATCTGAAAAACTATCCTTTATAACACCTGAGTTAAAAAATGAAGTCGTTGAGCAAGCAGAAATAGCTATGAAATATGAAAGCTATATTGCAAAAGAGTTTGAACATACCGTTAAATTAAATAAATTGGAGAATCTCGTTTTACACGAAGATTTCAATTACAATAAAATAAAATCTTTGAGTGCTGAGGCACGTCAAAAACTTTCTGTAGTTAAACCACAGACATTGGGACAAGCTTCTAGAATAAGCGGTGTCTCTCCTTCAGACATATCTATTTTAATGGTTTATTTAGGACGATAA
- the ybeY gene encoding rRNA maturation RNase YbeY, which translates to MMKPEVNFFKEDVQFRLNGKADISSWVVECVKKLRKKQGILNFIFCSDAFLHSMNVKYLNHKTLTDIITFDYSENTIISGDIFISIDRVRENAKLLKNSTKDELHRVMIHGVLHLCGYSDKKPADKQKMTLAENKYLSLRTF; encoded by the coding sequence ATGATGAAACCTGAAGTGAATTTTTTTAAGGAAGATGTACAATTCCGTTTAAATGGCAAAGCGGATATCTCTTCTTGGGTGGTGGAGTGTGTTAAAAAGCTCCGCAAAAAACAGGGTATCTTAAATTTTATTTTTTGCTCTGATGCGTTTTTGCATTCAATGAATGTAAAATATCTGAATCACAAAACATTAACAGATATTATCACCTTTGATTATTCTGAAAATACTATTATTTCTGGTGATATTTTTATCAGTATTGACAGGGTCAGAGAAAACGCTAAATTATTGAAAAACAGCACAAAGGATGAGTTACACCGTGTCATGATTCACGGTGTACTTCATTTATGTGGATATAGTGATAAAAAGCCTGCCGACAAACAAAAAATGACCTTGGCAGAAAACAAATACCTATCTTTGCGAACCTTTTGA
- a CDS encoding class I SAM-dependent methyltransferase, which yields MEILNQCPSCGINNKIEYLACKDFGYSGSYFTINQCVGCGLLFTSPRPDAAEIGAYYKSDDYVSHTNKSKGVIDKLYPIIRNIAVNQKVRLVKKLIPQNSSISDLGAGNGYFVKALLKSGFHAKGFEPSQEAINLAKEAFNTDLHPIEEFYNTDTEEFNCITLWHVLEHVHTLKETLTHIKLSLKRGGVLIIAVPNAASKDAEYYKEFWAAYDVPRHLYHFTPETLTTLIESFNFTLLYKKPMLFDSTYVSLLSERYKAKSSKAIQLTNALYRGIHSNLHAAIYTGNFSSLIYVFRKNN from the coding sequence ATGGAAATACTCAATCAATGCCCCTCCTGTGGGATTAATAATAAAATTGAATACTTAGCCTGTAAAGATTTTGGATATTCTGGATCATATTTCACTATTAATCAATGTGTTGGATGCGGATTGTTATTCACATCACCAAGGCCCGATGCTGCTGAAATAGGCGCTTATTATAAGTCTGATGACTATGTTTCTCATACCAATAAAAGCAAGGGCGTTATTGATAAGCTATATCCTATTATTAGGAATATCGCTGTAAATCAAAAAGTTAGATTGGTTAAAAAGCTTATACCGCAAAATTCTTCAATATCCGACCTGGGTGCAGGCAATGGTTATTTTGTGAAAGCACTTTTAAAATCTGGTTTCCATGCAAAAGGATTTGAGCCCTCACAGGAGGCCATCAATCTTGCTAAAGAGGCTTTTAATACTGACTTGCATCCCATTGAAGAGTTTTACAATACTGATACTGAAGAGTTTAACTGTATTACACTTTGGCATGTATTAGAGCATGTCCACACACTTAAAGAAACATTAACCCACATTAAACTATCCCTAAAAAGAGGCGGTGTTCTCATTATTGCAGTGCCAAATGCGGCTTCTAAAGATGCTGAATATTATAAAGAATTTTGGGCTGCTTATGATGTGCCAAGACACCTTTATCATTTTACACCTGAAACGTTAACAACACTAATAGAATCATTTAATTTTACTTTACTCTATAAAAAGCCAATGCTATTTGACTCCACTTATGTTTCATTACTAAGTGAACGCTATAAAGCAAAATCATCAAAAGCAATACAACTTACTAATGCACTTTACAGAGGTATTCATTCAAATTTGCATGCAGCCATCTACACAGGGAATTTTTCCAGTCTGATTTATGTTTTCAGAAAAAACAATTAA
- a CDS encoding SDR family oxidoreductase translates to MNLDLTHKKALVCGSTQGIGKAAAKELCLLGAKVVLLARNEQKLKTVASELNTYSKTEPEYIVADFSDPENLRKQVREYINKNGGFNILVNNAGGPPAGNITDATAIGFIQAFKEHLICNHYLAQECMAGMKELGYGRIVNVISTSVKQPIKGLGVSNTIRAAVGNWSKTMSIELAPFGITVNNVLPGATLTARLEQIIADKVEKTGKSEREVIESLTTEIPAKRFANPEETAAAIAFLASPAAGYINGTNVVVDGGRTACL, encoded by the coding sequence ATGAATCTGGATTTAACGCATAAAAAAGCCCTTGTTTGCGGTAGCACACAAGGCATTGGTAAAGCAGCGGCAAAAGAACTTTGCCTTCTTGGTGCCAAGGTTGTGCTTTTGGCAAGAAATGAACAAAAACTTAAAACAGTAGCTTCGGAGCTAAACACATATAGTAAAACGGAACCAGAATATATTGTGGCAGATTTTTCTGATCCTGAAAATTTAAGAAAGCAAGTTCGTGAATACATAAATAAAAATGGTGGGTTCAATATCTTAGTCAATAATGCAGGCGGTCCTCCGGCCGGAAATATTACCGATGCTACAGCAATAGGTTTTATTCAAGCATTTAAAGAACATCTTATTTGCAATCATTATCTGGCACAGGAATGTATGGCCGGCATGAAGGAGTTGGGCTATGGAAGAATTGTTAATGTAATCTCAACTTCGGTGAAACAACCGATAAAAGGACTTGGTGTTTCCAATACCATAAGGGCCGCAGTAGGTAACTGGAGCAAAACCATGTCAATAGAACTGGCACCATTCGGTATAACAGTAAACAATGTTTTGCCCGGTGCAACACTCACAGCACGATTGGAACAGATAATTGCAGATAAGGTTGAGAAAACAGGAAAATCAGAAAGGGAAGTTATTGAATCTCTAACGACAGAAATTCCTGCCAAACGTTTTGCCAATCCCGAAGAGACAGCAGCTGCAATTGCATTTTTAGCTTCTCCAGCAGCAGGTTATATTAACGGTACCAACGTGGTTGTTGATGGTGGCCGTACTGCATGTCTGTAA
- a CDS encoding 3'-5' exonuclease: protein MADNLNLEKVLFLDIETVPQFESYTSLTGIGKELWDNKALNLKRHETDSAESLYPRAGIYAEFGKIVCISVGWFALESNKRYFKVKSFYSDSEANLLLKFRELLVNQYNKSSHLLCAHNGKEFDFPYLCRRMLINKMKIPDILNIGGKKPWEVQHLDTMDMWRFGDYKSYTPLKLLTHILNIPSPKDEIDGSDVWHVYWQDKDLKRIVNYCQKDVVAVARLLLAFRNESELKESEIEIID from the coding sequence ATGGCCGACAATCTAAACTTAGAAAAAGTTCTTTTCTTAGATATTGAAACAGTTCCACAATTTGAGTCCTATACAAGTTTAACAGGAATTGGTAAAGAATTATGGGATAATAAAGCGCTTAATCTGAAGAGGCATGAAACGGATTCAGCAGAAAGTTTGTATCCAAGAGCAGGTATATATGCAGAATTTGGTAAGATTGTATGTATCTCTGTTGGGTGGTTTGCACTTGAAAGTAATAAAAGATATTTTAAGGTTAAATCTTTTTATAGTGATAGTGAGGCAAATTTATTATTGAAATTCAGAGAGTTATTGGTAAATCAATACAATAAATCGTCTCATTTGTTATGTGCACATAATGGTAAAGAGTTTGACTTTCCTTATTTATGTAGAAGGATGCTCATAAACAAAATGAAAATTCCTGATATTTTAAATATTGGAGGTAAGAAACCCTGGGAAGTGCAGCATTTAGACACAATGGATATGTGGCGTTTTGGAGATTACAAAAGTTATACACCCTTGAAATTGCTTACACACATTTTAAATATTCCCAGTCCTAAAGACGAAATTGATGGTAGTGATGTCTGGCATGTTTACTGGCAGGATAAAGACCTTAAGAGAATTGTAAATTATTGTCAGAAAGATGTGGTAGCTGTTGCAAGATTACTTCTTGCCTTTAGAAATGAAAGTGAATTGAAGGAATCGGAGATAGAAATTATTGATTAA